In the Bacillus sp. HSf4 genome, CGCGAATTGAAGTGATCCCTTTTTTGCGAATGTTTTCAGCCATCTCCTCAAAGTCTTTTGTTAACAATGTCGGATCACCTTTTCCTTTTAGATACAGGTTTCCTTTCAGTGTTTTGCCGCGCTGAACGCCGTCTGTCAAAACCTCTGTCTTGAAGGAATAGTCTTCACCAAGCACAGAGAGCGCGGCCGCCGCTGTTAAAAGCTTCAAATTGGAAGCAGGTCTGAGGCGAATATCCCCCATGTGGCCGTAGAGGATTTTGCCGGTGGACAGAGATCTGACACTGATCCCTGCGAGGGCGCCTTGTAAATCCGGGTCCTGTTCTAACAGCCGGTCAATGGCATGCTGGATTCCGCCGCCATCTTCTGCGGCAATGACGGCCGGTTCTTCCCCGCGAATGTTTAAACCCGGCGCCAATATCATCACGATGCATAAGACAAGTTTTACATATGTTTTCATCCTTGTTCCCGCCTCCCATTCTGTTTAATACTTTATTGCAAAAACGGGCGGGATATACGATTTAATGATCTGTTTTCAATATAAACCTTCGATATAAGCCACACAGCATCAATAAATGAAAAACGATTCCCAATCCGCCGAACAAGAAAACATGCGACCCGGCGAGATAGGTTTTGGCTGTCCAATAAGTCGGTGTGATGATCCCGAAAAACTGCCATGGTTCTGGAATGAAAAAGACGAACGCTGGTGTAAATGCCATAAGGCTGAACCCTTTCATCAAAGCCAATCCTTCGACTTTATTGGAAGCATAAGCCGCCAAAAGCAGCGTATACAGCGGAGCTTCGAGTGTGATCATCGAAAGCGCGAAAAAGAGATGAAGCGGGTGTCCGCCCTCCCACAACAAGAGAATCATGCCATAGCAGAGGGTCACTAACATCGGGAAGGCAAGCCGGATCATTAAATAACCGCGCTTTGAAAGCGGTGTGACGGCAAAATACTGGATTAGATTGTCGTCGCGTTCATCCAGCAGGATAAATCCTGACATGATGCCGAGAATCAGCGGAATCAAGAGCATGGCAAAGCTTATGACCAGCCGGTGGTATACAGCGGCATCCACTCCCGTCATTTTCGCCCCCACCGGTTCGCCGAAACGTATGACGATGATCAACAGCAGCGGCGCCAGTCCATAAAAAGCAAGCATTGAGTCGCGGCAAATCTGTTTCATATCTCCGCGGATCAGCTGGATGATTTTCATCATCGCTTCTCACCTCCGCCAAGCTTGAATGTGATGAACGTTCTCACAGAATGCCGCGTCCATAAAAAGGCGACACCATTCCAAAGCAACAGGAGGAACAAACAGTAGGCCAGCTCCCATTTGCCGAGCGGGTGAAATGCGGCTTCTAAAAGCAGCAAAGACGCTTTTGACGGCAGAAGGTAAAAAAGCGGACTCTTCCATAACCCGACTGTCTCAAACAATGGGAGAATGAACACCAGTGTGCAGAGAGTGGACAAAAAGAAAAATCCATTCAATGTCACACACCGGACAGCCAATCCCAAACCGATCTGTGTGAAAAAAAATGATGTTAAAAGAACGCCTGACAAAAACAACACGGCGTTTGTGCCGAAACCAAAAACACTGCTGTGGATCAAATAGCTTGATACAAGCGACAATAAGGACAGCGATGCCGTTTTCGACAGGATATATTCCTCAGGTCTCAGCGGTGTCACAAACAGACTGTCCAAAATGTTTTGCCCTTTTTCCAATAAAACGAGACCGCCGATGAAGAAAAAGCCCAATACACTCGGATCAGAAAAAGTCAGTACGACATTGACCGATTCCTGATGCCCCTTCGGAAGAAATTGCAGGAACACGATGTATGCCGCGCTGATCAGCAAGTAAGCATAATAAAATCCGTGCTTCGCCTGCAGCTTGACATCATGCCGAAAGGCGGACATAAGCCTCACTTTAAACGCCTCCCCGTCACATCAATAAAAATATCTTCAAGCGAAGCTTCCTGTGAATGAATCGTCTCGACCGGATGGCTTTGGATCAAGTTCAAAAACTGTGAATTGTCCCCGATTTGATCGAGTTCAAAATGGGCGGTCTGCAGTTGTTCCCGCCTGTGGTACTCGACTTTGACCAGCCGTTTCCCTTTTTGGACTTTCAGAGTGCGCGGGGAATCAATCAGCGCTACTCTTCCGTCTACGATAAACGCCACACGGTCGCAGATTTCTTCAGCGACATTCATATGGTGCGTCGTGATCAGAATCGTCTTCCCTTCCGCTTTTTTCATCAGGATCAGATTTTTGAGTTGCTTGGCGTGAACGGGATCAAGCCCTGAAGTCGGTTCGTCTAAAAACAAAAGTTCCGGCTTATTGAGGAGCGCCCTGCAAAAGTTAAGTCTCATTTTCATGCCTTTTGAGAAATCGGATACCTTCCTCCTGCCGTCATTTTGAAGGCCGGTCATTTTGAGCAGAGCCTCAAGATCTTCTGTTTCAGAAGCATAAAGGGAACGAAAAAGGCTGAGATTTTCCAGCGCCGTCAATCGATTATAGAAATTGGGAAATTCAAAGGCGACGCCGATTTTTTCGTAAAACGAGCTGCTGGCGCGGTGAAGTTCCTCCCCCATGACACTGACGCGCCCGTCATATCGTTTTAAAATGCCGATCAGTATTTTTTGTATCGTGCTTTTTCCGGCGCCGGACGGTCCGAGAAATCCGAAAATTTCACCCTTCCGGATCGAAAAGTCGATGTCTTTCAAGACTGGTTTTGTTTGTCCGGGGTATGTGAAACAAAGCCCGCTGACTTCAATCACGCTGTTCTGCCCCCTTGCCTGAAAGTCCCTGTCCGATTAATTCGATGAATAAGTCTATCGTTTCCTCGTAATGTTCTGCTCCGATCGTTCTTTTTTGAAAGGATAAAAGAACAAGGGAACGGATCAGGCTGATGATCGTTTCCGGCTTTTTTCTGATGAGCCAGCCGTTTTCCTGGGCGTTGATGATCAACGGTTTAAAAAAATCTTCATCACTTGTGAAATGCTCCTTCAGCTTCTCTTCCGGAAGCTTGCGGAAGAGAGCTTCCATTAATTCTTCATCATACATTTGCCGAATGTATGGATTGTCTTCCAATAGTGCGAGCGCTTCCCGCAAGAACTGTGCAAATGTCTGCCCCGTTTTCGCGAAAGACGCTTCAATTTTAGAGCGAAGCTTTCGTTCCTCCTCCTGCAAAATCTCAAAATACAGCTCCTCTTTTGAGGCGAAAAATAAATAGAACGACCCTTGGGCGATGCCCGCAGCTTTTGTCAAATCACTGACGCTCGTTTTTTTCAGCCCCCATTGTGCAAACTGCTCTCTTCCGGCTTGTAACAGCTTTAAACGGATGGTTTCTTTTTCTTTTTCGCTAAACTTCGGCATCGTGCTCTCTCCTTATTTTAAAAACATATGAATATTTTTATTTTATATTCATAATAATGCGCTTTTTCTTTTCATGTGTCAATTCCTTTTTATTGCAAAAGGAAGTGGGAGCTGAATAGTCGGGGAGCGCATGTTCCAGCGCTATGAAAGGGAATTTCGTCCGTCATGGTCAACTGCAAATGCAAAAATGACTTTAAAGATATATAAGGACAAAAGGATCGTGAGAATGTTCGGAAGCAAATTTGAAAATAAAAGGAGCAGACAAATGCCGGACATCGCAAAAAATGCCCCTGTGATCCTTTGTCTTGGATGTCTTGTTAAAGCATTGATAAACAACGCTGATATGACGGTGTAGCCCCATGCAGAAAAGCAGATCCGCATATATGGAGCAAATAACCATCCAAGAACGATCGGCTGGATATGAATCAAAATAAATACGAGCCGGGCTTTCGCATTTTCTTTGTAATAGCGGTTTGTGGAAGAAGAAAAATTGGCGATCACTCCGCCTGTGATATCAATGGTTAATGCCGCCAGCAGCAAGCTTTGCCATATGTGAAAATGCTGCCACCCTGAATATGAAGCAGCTAAAAGAAGCGAGGACATCCCCATGGCAAACAAAAGTGTTAAACATAACTCAGATACAGCAATTTTCTTGCCGAATAATTCATGAAGAGGAGCAGGTACTTTCAGCATTTTCATGTGTTTTACCTCCTAGTTCTTATTCTTTCGGTACATGTCTATGTTGCCTGAAAAAAATCATCAAGGCCTTCCCGTCAGTGAAATCTGTGCGGCATTTTTTGTGTCATAGTTTTCACAACATTTTCATTTACCCGTCAAATTTGAAGCGAAAAAAGCGCCACTTATAGTTTAAACTATAAGTAGCGCTTCCTTTACATTAATAAGCTAAGCTGAACAGACCTTTAATATGGCTCAGGTAACGGACATTGCTCGCTTCTTTCATCAATGAAGCAGGCAGGCCTTTAAGAGACGTGCTGTTTGCGCCGATCACGGCAACCGCGTCTTTGCGGCCAAGGCTTGCAAGCGTCCCTGAGTTTACAGGGCTGAATGTTTCCATTGATTTGTTTTCTAAGTATGCATATAAGTTGTAGCCGATCAGCTCGCCCATTTGCCAAGCGATTTGCGCTGTCGGAGGGTATGGACGGCCATCCGGACCAAAGACAACGGCACTGTCTCCTGCAACAAATACATCTTCGTGGGATGTAGATTGAAGGAAGTCGTTGACAGTCGCGCGTCCGCGGTTGACTTCAAGTCCTGATTCGCCGATAAGCGGATTACCTTGAACACCGCCGGTCCAGACGAATGTGTTTGTGACGATTTTTTGACCGTCTTTCAAATCAACGACGTTTCCTTCCACATTTGTGACAGGAAGACCTGTTAAAAATTCAACGCCGCGTTTTTCAAGGCTTTTTGTTGCGCGTTCGATCAGCTCGTCAGGAAGCACAGGCAGGATTTTCGGACCGGCTTCGACTAATTTCAGCTTGATTTCTTTAGGATCTACACCGTAGCTTTTGGCAAGGTTCGGCATGATGTCAGCCAGTTCGCCGACAAGTTCAACACCGGTCAGTCCGCCGCCGCCGATTAAGATTGTCGCATCAGCTTCATTTTTTGTTTTGGCGTATTCCGCCACTCGTTCTTCAACATGCTTGAAGATTTTGTTCGCATCGTTTGCGGATTTCAGCACCATGCTGTTTTCTTCAAGTCCAGGGATGCCGAAGTAGGCTGTGACAGATCCAAGACCGACAACAAGCGCATCATACGTTAAAGTTGAGCCGTCAGAAAGGGCGACTTCTTTTTTGTCGACTGAGAAAGAATTGACTTTCGCGATTTTAAGATCGATGTCTTTTCCTTTGAAAAGCTTTGTAAGCGGCATGGCGATCGCTTGTTCAGAAACGTTGCCCGCTGCCAGGCGATGCAGTTCTGTGATGATTTGGTGTGTTGGGTATTGGTTAACCACTGTAACTGTTGCTTCTTCTTTACTGTAATGTTTGCGTACTGTTAAAGCGGACAGTAATCCGCCGTAACCAGCGCCTAAAATGACAATATGTTTTGACATCGTAAATCCTCCGTCCTTATTCTAAATATATTCTGAAGGTTGTTATTTTTGTTTTTCGCGTTCTGACATGATTTGCAGATAGCTTTGAGCAAAGCGGAACAGCTTCTGCGCCTGCGGATCCTTGAGCATTCTCAGAAGACCGAACAGGCCGATGACTTCGTTGCTTTCCTCAGCGCGGTCTTTTGCTTCAATGGCCGTCGACGCGATTTCTTTCGCCGTTTCTTTCACAGGCTCCAAAATTTCTGTAATGGCACCTACAGTGTCGCTTTTCAACACTTCATCAGTTGCCACGGATTGGGCGAAATCGTAAGACTTCGTCAAAATGTTGACCAGTTCTGTCAGCTTTGGAAGCTGGTCGACCAGGACAGTCAAAGATTCCTGCACTTCAGGTTTTAACAGTTGATCAATAAGATCGCGTTGGCTTTGACTTACAGATTCGTTTGTTTGATCATTCGTTTGATCGATTGTTTCCGGCATAACCAATTCTCCTTTACAATAAGCGATGTGCTGTTTTTTGATGGAAGCCCTTCCAATTACAGTTTGTGAATTTATGCACAAACAAGTCCAGAAAAAAGCGCTCCCCGGTGTGTTTGTTTTGCGTTTTCAGCGGTGTCCTTTTGAAGCACAAACCAAAAACTTGCAATCTAAAACACAATGTATATTTTACTATTAAATGATAACATTTTTTGAACAAAAAATGAACGCGATTGTGTCGGAAATGAAAGAAAAACATAGAAAACTTGATCTGAAAGGGTTGTTTCATTCCTTTCATTTCCTATATTGTGTCTTCGTGATCCAATTCCCCTCCCCTGAGACAAAAGATGCACAAATGAAGATGCTGAAAAAACCTTTGTTTACATAATATATTTATTATCAATCTTCATCTTTTACATCCGGGTCCTCCGGAAGCGGTTCGTTTAAAATCGCCTCAACCATTTCCTTATACTTTTCCATCTGCTCCAAATGTGTATGAAATTGTTCTTTATTCAGCAAATATTGCTGTCCGTCATGGATCGCCCGGATTTTCCTTTGTCTGACGAGCTGTTCGATATATGATTCTGGAAGTGATAAATATTCTGCGGTCTCTTTTATCGTTAAGTACATTTTTGGATCCCTTTCGTCCCGATTTTAGGCGAACGCTGCCATTTTACAGATCATAAGATAAGGTATATCAGTTTAGATGATGGAGGCACATTCACGATGTATTCAAAATGGAATTCTGAAGCGCCCTATCCGCCTGCTGCCTCACAAATCCCGCCGGGTCAGCCATCTGCCCAACAGATGACAGAAAGGTTAAAACATCTGGAGGATCAAATGGGGATGCTGATTAAGCTGATGGAAAGCAACAACCAGCTCCTGCGCTCAATTGAGGAACAGCAAAACCGTGTATGTACGTCCGGCGGCGGTTCGGTTATTGTCCGAATGTAAGTCAGCGACCCGCTTATCTCAAAATAAAGAAGAAGGCCATCACCCTTCTTCTTTATTTTTGCGCCTCCATCAGTATACTATAGAAGTTTTCGCTCCGAAAGCCGGGCGATTTCATCGTAAACTTCGGGGTTTTCCAAGGCGGACAAATCTCCCGAAGGCTCGTTTAAATAGGCGGCACGTATCAGTCTTCTCATTACTTTTGCATTTCTCGTCTTTGGCAGTCCGCTGACGAAATGAACATCTTTCGGCTTGACCGCTTTTCCGATCGCGCGGCATGCGAGCTCCAGCAAGTCTTCCTTCAATGTCTCAGAAGGCGGCTCTGTTTTCGCGGGAACGGCAAAGCATACAACAGCCTGCCCTTTCATATCATCGGGAACGCCGATAACTCCGGCTTCCGCGATGGCGGGATGCGCCACCAAAACCGATTCGATCTCCGCGGGACCGATTCTTTTGCCGGCGACATTGATGACGTCATCCGACCGTCCGCTGATCGTCCAGAACCCTTCCTCATCTTTTTTCGCCCAGTCGCCGTGCACCCAAACATCTTTCCAGCGGCTCCAGTATGTTTGTTCATACCTGTCCGCCTCCTTCCAAAAACCGTTCGTCATGCCGACCCACGGTTTTGTCAAGACAAGCTCTCCGACCTCGTTTGTGACCTCTGCCCCTACTTCATTGAAGACATTGGCGGCCATTCCCGGTAAAGGCGAGTTGAAAGCTGCCGGCGCTATCGGCCGAAGGAGCACGTTGCCCAAAATGCCGCCGGCAATTTCCGTTCCTCCCGAATAGTTGAAAATGGGCACCTTCTCTTTTCCAACGTGGCGGAACAGCCACATCCACGGTTCTTCATTCCACGGCTCGCCTGTTGAGCCGATCACTTTCAGGCTGGAAAGATCGCACGTTTGCAGAAACCCCTCCCCATGCTGCATCAACGAACGAATGAGCGTCGGAGAGATGCCGAGATGTGTGACCCCGTGGCGGCTGACAAGCTTCCAGATCCGGTCCGGCTCCGGGTGATCAGGCGCCCCGTCATACAGCAAAATGGCCGCTCCATTGATCAAGCCGCCAAATATTAAAAACGGCCCCATCATCCAGCCCATGTCTGTATACCAAAAAAAGGTGTCTCCTTGTTTTACATCCATGCCAAATCCGGCATCAAACGCAGCTTTAAGCGGAAAACCGGCGTGGGTATGAACCGCTCCCTTCGGCTGTCCGGTCGTCCCCGAGGTATAAAGGAGCATAAGCGGATCAGAGCTTGCCATCTCTTCGGTGTTTTCAAGCGGTTCGTGCTTCATCAGATCATCCCAGGCTATATCCCTTGCTTTGTTTATGTTTGGATTTGAACCGTGAAGGCGGCAGACGACGACTTTTTCGACAGATGGCGAGCGGTTTGCGGCCTCGTCCGCCTCTTTTTTCATCGGGACGGCTTTTCCCCTTCTGTGAAACGCGTCTGCGGTAACAAGCACTTTTGCTCCGGCGGCTCGCAACCTTGAGGAGACAGCATGCGCCCCATAGCCTGAAAAGATCGGCGAAAAAACCGCTCCGATTTTGGCGGCCGCAAGCATGGCGATGACGGTTTCGGGGATCATCGGCATGTAGATCGCTATCACTTCGCCTTTTTGAACCCCCAGCGCTTTAAAGCCCGCTGCCGCACAGGATATGCTGTGATGCAAGGAAGAAAATGAGATTTGCTTCGTTTTTCCGTCTTCACTTTCCCAAATGAGCGCTGCAGCGTCCGCCGTTTCTGTTTGGACAGACCATTTTTCCACGGAATTACAAACGGCATTTAAGCGGCCGCCGGCAAACCATGTCGGCCATTTGATGCCGTGATCTGTGTTTAATGCCGCACTGTATCGCTTGTACCAGCTGATACCGAGGGCTTTTTCAGCTTCTTCCCAAAACCAGGCGATATCGTCTATCGAGGCTTTCAAAAAGTCGCCATAATCGCTAAAGCCGAGCCCTTTCATCCATTGATACAGCCTGGTCGTTTTGACGAATTCAGGATCCGGCCGCCAAACCGCTTGTTCAGTCATGCATTTTCTCCTTTCCATTTTTTGATATCAGACAGGATAGACAGGATGCTTCCGTTCGGTAAATGTCATGTATTTTGTCATGTAGGCCTTAAAGCGTTTCGTCAGCTCCGTCCGGAGAGAATCGGCCGGAATGATGCCGTCGACGATCATTTCCGAAGCAAGCCGGTAAATATCGATGTCTTGTTGATACTCTTCGCGTTTTTTGGCGATAAATGCTGCCCGTTCTTCTTTGGGAAGCTCTGCGATTTTCTTGGCGTAAACGGCGTTGACCGCAGCCTCAGGCCCCATCACGGCGATTTGCGCCGTCGGCAGCGCCAGGCAGCAGTCAGGTTCAAAAGCCGGTCCGGCCATCGCATACAATCCGGCGCCGTACGCTTTTCTGACGATGACGGATATTTTCGGCACGGTTGCTTCGGCCATCGC is a window encoding:
- a CDS encoding ABC transporter permease encodes the protein MSAFRHDVKLQAKHGFYYAYLLISAAYIVFLQFLPKGHQESVNVVLTFSDPSVLGFFFIGGLVLLEKGQNILDSLFVTPLRPEEYILSKTASLSLLSLVSSYLIHSSVFGFGTNAVLFLSGVLLTSFFFTQIGLGLAVRCVTLNGFFFLSTLCTLVFILPLFETVGLWKSPLFYLLPSKASLLLLEAAFHPLGKWELAYCLFLLLLWNGVAFLWTRHSVRTFITFKLGGGEKR
- a CDS encoding ABC transporter ATP-binding protein; protein product: MIEVSGLCFTYPGQTKPVLKDIDFSIRKGEIFGFLGPSGAGKSTIQKILIGILKRYDGRVSVMGEELHRASSSFYEKIGVAFEFPNFYNRLTALENLSLFRSLYASETEDLEALLKMTGLQNDGRRKVSDFSKGMKMRLNFCRALLNKPELLFLDEPTSGLDPVHAKQLKNLILMKKAEGKTILITTHHMNVAEEICDRVAFIVDGRVALIDSPRTLKVQKGKRLVKVEYHRREQLQTAHFELDQIGDNSQFLNLIQSHPVETIHSQEASLEDIFIDVTGRRLK
- a CDS encoding TetR/AcrR family transcriptional regulator yields the protein MPKFSEKEKETIRLKLLQAGREQFAQWGLKKTSVSDLTKAAGIAQGSFYLFFASKEELYFEILQEEERKLRSKIEASFAKTGQTFAQFLREALALLEDNPYIRQMYDEELMEALFRKLPEEKLKEHFTSDEDFFKPLIINAQENGWLIRKKPETIISLIRSLVLLSFQKRTIGAEHYEETIDLFIELIGQGLSGKGAEQRD
- a CDS encoding NAD(P)/FAD-dependent oxidoreductase gives rise to the protein MSKHIVILGAGYGGLLSALTVRKHYSKEEATVTVVNQYPTHQIITELHRLAAGNVSEQAIAMPLTKLFKGKDIDLKIAKVNSFSVDKKEVALSDGSTLTYDALVVGLGSVTAYFGIPGLEENSMVLKSANDANKIFKHVEERVAEYAKTKNEADATILIGGGGLTGVELVGELADIMPNLAKSYGVDPKEIKLKLVEAGPKILPVLPDELIERATKSLEKRGVEFLTGLPVTNVEGNVVDLKDGQKIVTNTFVWTGGVQGNPLIGESGLEVNRGRATVNDFLQSTSHEDVFVAGDSAVVFGPDGRPYPPTAQIAWQMGELIGYNLYAYLENKSMETFSPVNSGTLASLGRKDAVAVIGANSTSLKGLPASLMKEASNVRYLSHIKGLFSLAY
- a CDS encoding DUF1641 domain-containing protein; this encodes MPETIDQTNDQTNESVSQSQRDLIDQLLKPEVQESLTVLVDQLPKLTELVNILTKSYDFAQSVATDEVLKSDTVGAITEILEPVKETAKEIASTAIEAKDRAEESNEVIGLFGLLRMLKDPQAQKLFRFAQSYLQIMSEREKQK
- a CDS encoding excisionase family DNA-binding protein, with translation MYLTIKETAEYLSLPESYIEQLVRQRKIRAIHDGQQYLLNKEQFHTHLEQMEKYKEMVEAILNEPLPEDPDVKDED
- a CDS encoding AMP-binding protein; the encoded protein is MTEQAVWRPDPEFVKTTRLYQWMKGLGFSDYGDFLKASIDDIAWFWEEAEKALGISWYKRYSAALNTDHGIKWPTWFAGGRLNAVCNSVEKWSVQTETADAAALIWESEDGKTKQISFSSLHHSISCAAAGFKALGVQKGEVIAIYMPMIPETVIAMLAAAKIGAVFSPIFSGYGAHAVSSRLRAAGAKVLVTADAFHRRGKAVPMKKEADEAANRSPSVEKVVVCRLHGSNPNINKARDIAWDDLMKHEPLENTEEMASSDPLMLLYTSGTTGQPKGAVHTHAGFPLKAAFDAGFGMDVKQGDTFFWYTDMGWMMGPFLIFGGLINGAAILLYDGAPDHPEPDRIWKLVSRHGVTHLGISPTLIRSLMQHGEGFLQTCDLSSLKVIGSTGEPWNEEPWMWLFRHVGKEKVPIFNYSGGTEIAGGILGNVLLRPIAPAAFNSPLPGMAANVFNEVGAEVTNEVGELVLTKPWVGMTNGFWKEADRYEQTYWSRWKDVWVHGDWAKKDEEGFWTISGRSDDVINVAGKRIGPAEIESVLVAHPAIAEAGVIGVPDDMKGQAVVCFAVPAKTEPPSETLKEDLLELACRAIGKAVKPKDVHFVSGLPKTRNAKVMRRLIRAAYLNEPSGDLSALENPEVYDEIARLSERKLL